The sequence TGAACGTCGGCGAGATCATCACGCACAAGGCCGTCCAAGCGGCCCGCACGGGCGACGTCCTCGACATCCTGCTCGACAGTGTCAGTAAGGAAGTGCCGGACATCGACCCGCTAGCCAGCCGCCCGCATGAAACGGGCACCGCCGCGCTCGACGGTCAGCCGGATCCGACCGCGCCGCAGCGCAGCTGACCCCAGTTCTTGGCGGGCCGCCCACGCTGAGTGGGCGGCCCGCGCCCTGTGGCTGGCACTATGCTGGGCGGCATGACCACCTCCACGGTTGAAGCTGTCGCCCAGGCAGCCCTGCGCGCGCAGTTCCCCCCGCTGGCGTCGGGCCGCGCATACCTCGACAACGCGGCGGGCGGCCTGCTCCCGGAACGCAGCATCCACGCCGTCACCGCCCACCTCACGCAGTACGGCGCGGTGAACGCCATGCCCTCGCACGAGCCGGGGCGGGTGGTCGCCGGGCTGCGGGGGCAGGCGCGGGCGGGCACGGCCCTGTTCCTGAACGCCGATCCGGCCGACGTGGCCCTGGGGCCGAGCGCCACGGCCCTGGCCTTCCGGGTCGCGGCGGCCCTCGCGCGCGTGTGGGGGCCGGGCGACGAAGTGATCGTGTCGGGCCTGGAGCACGAGGCGAACGCCAGTCCGTGGCGGGAACTGGAGCGCGTGGGCGTGACTGTACGCGTGTGGCACGCCCGGCAGCCGGACATGCGGCTGCACCCGGACGATCTGGCGGCGCTGCTCGGTGCCCGGACGCGGCTGGTCGCGGTGACCGCCGCGAGCAACGTGTTGGGCGTCATGCCGGACATTGCCGCCATCACCGCGCAGGTGCGGGCCGCCGGAGCGTGGACGGCCGTGGATGCCGTCCATGCTGGGCCGCATCTCCTGCCGGACGTCCAGGCCTGGGGAGCGGAGATCGTGACCTTCAGTCCGTACAAGGTCTTCGGCCCGCACCTGGGCGCCCTGTGGCTGCGGCCCGAGGTGCGCGCCACCCTGCCGTGGCCCCGGCTGAGCTTCATGCCGGAGGGCGATATCGCCGGCATCGAGCACGGCACGCCGCAGTTCGAGCTGCTGGCCGGCTGGCTGGGCACCCTGGACTACCTCAGGGAGCTCGGCGGCGCGGAGTCCCTGACGCGTTCCGCACTGGAACAAGCCTACGTGCAGATCGCGGCCCTGGAAGCTCCGGTGGCCGCCCGCCTCGTTCAGGGGCTGCTGGACACGCCCGGCGTCACCGTGTACGGCCCCCAGAACCTCGAGCACCGGGTGGGTACCGTCGCCTTCCGCGTGCACGGCGAGACGCCGGACGCCACCGCCGTCCGCCTCAGCGCGCAGGGAGTAGACGCCGGTGCCGGTCATTTCTACGCCGTGCAGCCCCTCACGGATCTGAACCTGTATCCGCAGGGCGTGGTGCGCGCCAGCATCGCGCACTACACCAGTGTCGACGACGTGAACCGGCTGCTCTCGGCGCTGGGGTGACCGCCGCCCGCCCGCCGAACTCCCCGGCGTTTTTGCGGTAAAACAGGGGGCGTGATCCTCGCCCAACTCAAGGCTGACACGCGTGAGCTGCATGACCACGCCGAGGCCGCCCTGAACCTCCTCGACCCGGCCCTGACCCGTGAGCGGTACGTGGACGTCCTGCGCGGCCTGCACGCGCTGTACACGCCGCTGTGTGAGGACATCGGCTCCTGGCTGGCGCGGCGCGCGGAGCTGGACTGGCCCGCGCGCCACGCCGTGAAGGCCGACGCCCTGCGCGCCGATCTGCACGACCTCGGCATTCGGCCCAGCGCACCCCGCGTTCTGGCCCCCCTGCCGGACGAGGCGCATGCCTGGGGCGCGCTGTACGTGCTGGAGGGTGCGACCCTGGGGGGTCAGCTGCTGCGGCGCCACCTGGCCTCACGGTTGAACCTGGATGGGCGGGGGCTGGCGTTCTTCAGCAGTTACGGCGAGCAGGTCGGCCCCCGCTGGAAGGCCTTCGGGGCGGCCCTGGCTGCCCGGTGCAGCACAGAGGACGCCGCCTTTCAGGCCGGCGTGCTCGACGGGGCCACCCGTACCTTCGCCCTGTTCGGCACGCTGACCGAACGAGCGGGTGTGGGCGCATGACCGGCAATCCTGGCGAATCCCGGCCCGTGGTGCAGCTCGGCGCGCAGCCGGTCGACCTGACGAACTGCGACCGGGAACCCATCCACATTCCCGGCGCGGTTCAGCCCCACGGCGCGCTGATCGCCCTGGATCACGGCCGCATCGTGGTCGCCAGCGACTCGGTTCGCGAGCATTTCGGCCTGGACGTCTCACAGCTGCTCGGGCAGGGCCTGGACCTGCTGCTCGAGCCCGAGGTCCGGCAGCGGGTCGAGACGGCCCTGACGCGGGAGAACCTGGAGCACAACCCGCTGTTCCTGCTGAGCACCTCCGTGCGTGGGCGCGGCTCCTTCGACGTGATCGCACACGCGCGGGACGGCCTGCACCTGCTGGAGTTCGAGCCGGGGGGCGGGCGCACCCAGGTGGATCCGGCGGCCCTGATCCGTGGGTCGCTCGGCGCCCTGAACGCCACGCGCTCCCTGTCGGACTTCGCGGGCGTGCTGGCACGCGAGGTGCGCCACCTGACCGGCTTCGACCGCGTGATGGTGTACCAGTTCGCGCCCAACGGCACGGGAACGGTGGTCGCAGAGGAACTCGCGGCGGGCATGGAGTCGTTCCTGGGCCTGCGCTACCCCGCGTCCGACATCCCGCAGCAGGCGCGGGCGCTGTACGTGCTCAACATGATCCGCATCATCAGCGACGTGCAGGGCACCCCGTCGCCCCTCTCGGCCCTGCCGGAGCACGCGCAGCCGCTGAACCTCAGTTACGCGGGCCTGCGGGCCGTGTCGCCCATCCACATCCAGTACCTGCGCAACATGGGGGTGGGGGCCAGCATGAGCATCTCCATCGTGCGCGGCCAGGAACTGTGGGGCCTGATCGCCTGCCACCACAACAGCGTGCGTGTGCTGCCCTACGACGTGCGCGGCGCCTGCGAGTTTCTGGGACAGGTGGCCAGCGTGCAGCTCAGTGCGCGGCAGGAGCGCGACGAGCAGGCCTACGAGCTGCGCCTGCGGTCGGCGGAATCCGGACTGATCAGTCAGCTCGCGCAGCAGCTGGATCCGCTGGAGGCGCTCAGCGACCCGGAGGCCAACCTGCTGGGCTTCATCGACGCGCCCGGCGCGGCCATCTCCTACGGTGGAGAACTCGTGCGGCTGGGGGTGACGCCCAGCGCGCCGCAGATCACGGAGCTGTGCCGGTGGCTGGCCACGCAACCCCAGGCGCAGGTGCTGCACACGGACGCCCTGGGCCAGGAGTATCCGGCCGCGCAGGCCTACGCGGATCGCGCGAGCGGCGTGCTGGCCGTCCCCCTGAGCGGCAACCGCCACGACTACGTGCTGTGGTTCCGCCCGGAGCAGCTTCAGACCGTCACGTGGGCCGGTGACCCGAACAAGCCCGTGCAGGTCGACGAGTCCGGCCTGGGCCGCCTGACTCCCCGGCAGTCCTTCGCGGCGTGGCAGGAGACCGTGCGGGGCCGCTCGGCCCCGTGGCAGGGTGCGGAACTGCAGGCCGCGCAGGCGCTGCGCCGCGCCATCACGTCGGTCACCCTGCGCCGTGCCGAGGAAACCCACGAGCTGAACGTGGAATTGCAACGCTCGAACGCCGAGCTGGACGCCTTCGCGTACATCGCCAGCCACGACCTCAAGGAACCGCTGCGGGGCCTGCACAACTACTCGGTGTTCCTGCTCGACACCTACGGCCAGCAGCTCGACGAGGACGGCGTCGCGAAACTCAGGACGCTGGTGCGCCTCACGCAGCGCATGGACGACCTGCTCGACTCGCTGCTGCTGTACTCCCGCGTGGGCCGCGTGGACCTGCACTTCCAGCCCACCCCCCTGGACACGCTGGTACGGGAGGCGCTCGACACGCTCAGTCCCCGGCTGCATGAGACCGGCGCGGCCGTCACGGTGCACGACCTGCCCACCGTGAAGGTCGACCGGGTGCGCGTGGCCGAGATCTACCAGAACCTCATCGCCAACGCCCTCAAATACACGACCCGCGCGCACCCGCAGATCGAGATCGGGATGCTGGCCCCCGCAGACCGGGCCGCTCATCGGGTGCCGCCCGAGGTTCGGCCCGACGCCCGGATTCTGTACGTGAAGGACGACGGCATCGGCATCCGCGAGCAGCATTACGAGAACATCTTCCGTATTTTCAAGCGGTTGCATGCCCGCGAGCAGTTCGGGGGCGGCACCGGGGCCGGACTGACCATCGTGCGCAAGATCGTCGAGCGGCACGGTGGGCAGGTCTGGGTAGAGAGCGAGTTCGGGCAGGGCAGCACCTTCCTGTTCACGTTGGAGGCCTGACATGAACCTGCTGCGCCCCCTGCTGGTCATCGAGGACAGCGACGAGGATTTCGAGGCCGTGCGCTGGGCCATGCAGCGCCTGGGCCGCACCGTGCTCCTGGAACGCTGCATCGACGGCGACAGCGCCCTGATCCGTCTGCATGACGCCGCCCTGCCGTATCCGGGTCTGATCCTGCTCGACCTGAACCTGCCCGGCACGGACGGCCGCGAGGTGCTGGTACACCTGAAACGCGATCCGATCCTGCACGTCCTGCCGGTGCTGGTCATGTCCACCTCGGTCAGTGAACGCGACGTGCGCGCGTGCTACGACGCCGGCGCCAACGGCTACCTGGTCAAGCCCGTGAACTTCGAGCAGTTCACCCACCAGATCCGCGTGATGTGCGACTTCTGGCTCGATACCGCCCAGTTGCCGATGCCGGCGGCCCCGGAGCAGGCCTGACCATGTCGCGACCCGAGCCCCTGCGCGTGCTGATCGTGGACGACAGCCCGGAAGACACCGAGATCTTCTGCCGCTACCTCACCCGCTGGCCCGAGCAGCCGGTCGAACTGCACACCGCCCTGCTGGGCGAGGACGCCGTGGACATCCTGCGCGCCACGCCGCCGGACCTGCTGCTGCTCGACTACTCGCTGCCCGACATGACCGGCCTGGAATTCCTGACCGTGGCCCACCCGGACTGCGCGGTGATCATGCTGACCGGCCTGGGCGACGAGCGGGTGGCGGTCAGCGCCATGCGGGCCGGCGCGCAGGACTACCTCGTCAAGGGCCAGCTGAAGGCCGAGGACCTGTGGCGCGCGGCTGCGAACGCCGTCGAGCGCCGCAGTCTGGAACGCGACCTGCGCCGCGAGCAGCAGCGGTCACAGGCGATCCTGGACAGCGTCACGGACGGGGTGCTGTCGCTGGATCGCGACCTGAACGTGAGCTACCTGAACCCGGCAGCCGAGCAGCTGCTGGACGTCCGTGCTGCCAGCATCCTGCGCCAGCCGCTGGAGCGGGCCCTGCCGTGGGTCGCCGGTACGGCCCTGCTCCCCTCGCTCCAGGAGGCCCAGCGGGATCAGCGTACGGTGGCGCAGGAGATCCACGACCCCGGCAGTGGCCGCTCGCTGGAACTGCGCGTGTACCCGGCCGGCGACGGTCTCTCGGTCTACGTGGCCGACATCACCCTGCGCGTGCAGATCCAGAACCGCGACCGCCACGCCACCAACCGGCTGAGGCAGCTGTACAGCGCGTCCCTGGCCATGAACACCGTGCTGCTTCAGGCCGACGTCCAGCAGCTGATCGTGGATCAGGCCCGGCAGGTGCTGGGCGCCCACGCGGCCGCCCTGGCCCTCTACGTGCATCCGGGCGAGGATCTGCAACTGGATCTGGTGGCGACGGCCGGCCCGACCCTGGACCTGCCGGCCCCGCCCGCCCGCCTGCCGCTGGACGCCGCCCACCCCCTGGCCCACGTGGCCCGTGACGTCGAGGCGGACCGGTCGGACGTCGCCCCCCTGGCGCCCGGCGACCATCCGGGCACCTGGACGGTGCTGCCGGTCATGCAGGGAGGGCGTCCCCTGGGTGTGCTGGGCGTGCTGGACGCCCCCCTCGCCTCCGCGGACGACCGCACGCTGCTGCTCACCTACGCGGAACTGTGCGCCCAGGCGCTCGACCGCGCCACCCTGGTCGAAGCCGAACGGCAGCACCGCCTGACGCTGGAACGCCGGGTGCAGGAACGCACCGCCGCGCTGGAACGCAGCAACCGGGAACTGGAGCAGTTCGCGTACGTCGCCAGCCACGACCTCAAGGAACCCCTGCGCACCGTCAGCTCCTTCGCGCAGCTCCTGCAGGGCCGGCACGGGAACCAGCTCGACGAGCGGGGCCAGCGCTACGTGACCATCGTGATCGAGGGCGCGCAGCGCATGTTCACCCTGATCGAGGACGTGCTCGCCATGGCCCGCGTGAGTCACGCCGCCAGCCCCCGCACCGTGAACCTGGATGCCCTGCTGGACGACGTGATCTCCAGCCTGGAGTCACTGACCCGGGAGACCGGCGCGCAGATCACCGTGTCGTCCCTGCCCAGCGTGCTGGGCGACCCCACACAGTTCGTGCAGCTGTTCCAGAACCTGATCGGAAACGCCCTGAAGTTCCGGCAGTCCGGCGTCCCGCCCCGCGTGCAGGTGAGCGCGCAGGCCAACCCCGACGGGTGGCAGTTCACGGTCGCGGACAACGGGATCGGCATGGAATCCCAGTACCTCAAGCAGGTGTTCACCATCTTCCAGCGCCTGCACAGCCGACAGGCCTACCCCGGAAACGGCATCGGCCTGTCGGTGTGCCAGAAGATCGTGGAGAGCCATGGGGGCCGCATCTGGCTGGATTCCACGCCCGGCGAGGGCACGTCGATTCACTTCACGCTGCCAGACCGGCCGGTCATCCCGGCCTGAGTCCGGCCGCCTTCGTCAGCGGCCCGTGACGCCGAGGGCCGCGTTCAGGTCATCCCGGAAGGTGTGCGCGGCGTGAACGCTGGCCTGCACGTCCAGCCCGTTCGCATACTGCACGCCCCGGCTCGCGCTGGCGAGCGCCCCCACTCCGCCCGGCCCGAAGGCCCCGGCCAGGTCTGCGGCCACGCCACCCTGCGCCCCCAGGCCCGGCAGCAGCAGCAGCGCGCGCGGCATCAGCGCCCGGAAGAGCGTGAGATCCTGCGGGTGGGTGGCGCCCACCACCGCGCCCACGCTGGCGTACTCGCCCTGCGGTTCCTGGGCGCACAGCCGGGCGACCTCGACCGCCACCCGCTCGCTGACCCCGCTGCCCTGTAGGTCGCCCTGGCCGGGATTGCTGGTCTTCACGAGCACGAACACCGCGCCGCCGTGCGCCCGCGCGGTCTCCACGAAGGGCGTCATGGTCTCGAAGCCCAGGAAGGGACTGATGGTCAGGGCCGCACCGGCGTGCCGGCCGGTCAGCCAGCCCTGCGCGTAGGCCAGGGCGGTGCTGCCGATATCGCCGCGCTTGCCGTCCAGCAGGACGGGCAGCCCCAGCGTCCGGGCCGCCGCGCAGACGTCCTCCAGGATCTTCAGGCCCTGCAGGCCCAGCGCCTCGTAGAAGGCCAGCTGCGGTTTCACACACGCGGCGTAGGGAGCGGTGGCCTCCAGCACATCCAGGGTATGGTCTCGCAGCTGATCGGAGTCGCGGTAGGCGTCCAGGCGAGGGTCGAGGCCCACGCACAGGCGCGTGCCGAGGCGGCGGGTGCGGTCCGTGACTGCATACGCGAACGTCATCGGGCCGAGGCTAACACGTCACGGGCGGCGCTCACGAGGGCCGCGTTGCCCGGTGCGGACGAGCCGTCCGGGAGGTGCAGCGTGTCTTCCAGGCCGATCCGCGTGAAGAGGCCCCGGCGGGCGGCCAGCTGCACCAGCGGCCACGCGCTGCGATCCAGGCCGTGCAGAAGCACCAGAATACCAGGCACGACCCCCTCCAGGCCGCGCAGGAGGTCGTCGGCCAGCGGGAGGGCCATCTCCTCCGGCTGATCCGGGAGTTCCACCAGCACCCGCAGTACCTGCGTCCGCGGCGGCCAGTCACGGAACACTGCGAGCGCCGCCGGCGTCCACAGACCCGCCTCGACCCCGATCCCGGCGTCCAGCAGCACTCCGGCCAGCGCCAGCGCGTGCGGCTCGTGCAGGTTCACAGAGACGAAGTCCGGGCGCTCCACCGGCCCCAGAGCCGCGTAGTCGCGGGCCGCGGCCAGCTGCGCTGCCACATCCGGCAACATCCAGTACCCGCTCGAGATGCCGACCGGCACGCCAGGGCACGCGGCACGCACGGCGCGCAGGGCCGCCGCGACATCGGCCACCGCGAGGCTTTCCTGTCCGTCCGGGCCACGGGGGTGCAGGTGCAGGGCTTCGGCG comes from Deinococcus sp. KSM4-11 and encodes:
- a CDS encoding ATP-binding protein gives rise to the protein MSRPEPLRVLIVDDSPEDTEIFCRYLTRWPEQPVELHTALLGEDAVDILRATPPDLLLLDYSLPDMTGLEFLTVAHPDCAVIMLTGLGDERVAVSAMRAGAQDYLVKGQLKAEDLWRAAANAVERRSLERDLRREQQRSQAILDSVTDGVLSLDRDLNVSYLNPAAEQLLDVRAASILRQPLERALPWVAGTALLPSLQEAQRDQRTVAQEIHDPGSGRSLELRVYPAGDGLSVYVADITLRVQIQNRDRHATNRLRQLYSASLAMNTVLLQADVQQLIVDQARQVLGAHAAALALYVHPGEDLQLDLVATAGPTLDLPAPPARLPLDAAHPLAHVARDVEADRSDVAPLAPGDHPGTWTVLPVMQGGRPLGVLGVLDAPLASADDRTLLLTYAELCAQALDRATLVEAERQHRLTLERRVQERTAALERSNRELEQFAYVASHDLKEPLRTVSSFAQLLQGRHGNQLDERGQRYVTIVIEGAQRMFTLIEDVLAMARVSHAASPRTVNLDALLDDVISSLESLTRETGAQITVSSLPSVLGDPTQFVQLFQNLIGNALKFRQSGVPPRVQVSAQANPDGWQFTVADNGIGMESQYLKQVFTIFQRLHSRQAYPGNGIGLSVCQKIVESHGGRIWLDSTPGEGTSIHFTLPDRPVIPA
- a CDS encoding response regulator produces the protein MNLLRPLLVIEDSDEDFEAVRWAMQRLGRTVLLERCIDGDSALIRLHDAALPYPGLILLDLNLPGTDGREVLVHLKRDPILHVLPVLVMSTSVSERDVRACYDAGANGYLVKPVNFEQFTHQIRVMCDFWLDTAQLPMPAAPEQA
- a CDS encoding biliverdin-producing heme oxygenase — translated: MILAQLKADTRELHDHAEAALNLLDPALTRERYVDVLRGLHALYTPLCEDIGSWLARRAELDWPARHAVKADALRADLHDLGIRPSAPRVLAPLPDEAHAWGALYVLEGATLGGQLLRRHLASRLNLDGRGLAFFSSYGEQVGPRWKAFGAALAARCSTEDAAFQAGVLDGATRTFALFGTLTERAGVGA
- a CDS encoding 3-keto-5-aminohexanoate cleavage protein, coding for MLKACLNGPRNALRWPVVPVTPDALARESAASVRAGAEALHLHPRGPDGQESLAVADVAAALRAVRAACPGVPVGISSGYWMLPDVAAQLAAARDYAALGPVERPDFVSVNLHEPHALALAGVLLDAGIGVEAGLWTPAALAVFRDWPPRTQVLRVLVELPDQPEEMALPLADDLLRGLEGVVPGILVLLHGLDRSAWPLVQLAARRGLFTRIGLEDTLHLPDGSSAPGNAALVSAARDVLASAR
- a CDS encoding cysteine desulfurase-like protein, whose protein sequence is MTTSTVEAVAQAALRAQFPPLASGRAYLDNAAGGLLPERSIHAVTAHLTQYGAVNAMPSHEPGRVVAGLRGQARAGTALFLNADPADVALGPSATALAFRVAAALARVWGPGDEVIVSGLEHEANASPWRELERVGVTVRVWHARQPDMRLHPDDLAALLGARTRLVAVTAASNVLGVMPDIAAITAQVRAAGAWTAVDAVHAGPHLLPDVQAWGAEIVTFSPYKVFGPHLGALWLRPEVRATLPWPRLSFMPEGDIAGIEHGTPQFELLAGWLGTLDYLRELGGAESLTRSALEQAYVQIAALEAPVAARLVQGLLDTPGVTVYGPQNLEHRVGTVAFRVHGETPDATAVRLSAQGVDAGAGHFYAVQPLTDLNLYPQGVVRASIAHYTSVDDVNRLLSALG
- a CDS encoding ATP-binding protein; translation: MTGNPGESRPVVQLGAQPVDLTNCDREPIHIPGAVQPHGALIALDHGRIVVASDSVREHFGLDVSQLLGQGLDLLLEPEVRQRVETALTRENLEHNPLFLLSTSVRGRGSFDVIAHARDGLHLLEFEPGGGRTQVDPAALIRGSLGALNATRSLSDFAGVLAREVRHLTGFDRVMVYQFAPNGTGTVVAEELAAGMESFLGLRYPASDIPQQARALYVLNMIRIISDVQGTPSPLSALPEHAQPLNLSYAGLRAVSPIHIQYLRNMGVGASMSISIVRGQELWGLIACHHNSVRVLPYDVRGACEFLGQVASVQLSARQERDEQAYELRLRSAESGLISQLAQQLDPLEALSDPEANLLGFIDAPGAAISYGGELVRLGVTPSAPQITELCRWLATQPQAQVLHTDALGQEYPAAQAYADRASGVLAVPLSGNRHDYVLWFRPEQLQTVTWAGDPNKPVQVDESGLGRLTPRQSFAAWQETVRGRSAPWQGAELQAAQALRRAITSVTLRRAEETHELNVELQRSNAELDAFAYIASHDLKEPLRGLHNYSVFLLDTYGQQLDEDGVAKLRTLVRLTQRMDDLLDSLLLYSRVGRVDLHFQPTPLDTLVREALDTLSPRLHETGAAVTVHDLPTVKVDRVRVAEIYQNLIANALKYTTRAHPQIEIGMLAPADRAAHRVPPEVRPDARILYVKDDGIGIREQHYENIFRIFKRLHAREQFGGGTGAGLTIVRKIVERHGGQVWVESEFGQGSTFLFTLEA
- the pyrF gene encoding orotidine-5'-phosphate decarboxylase; the encoded protein is MTFAYAVTDRTRRLGTRLCVGLDPRLDAYRDSDQLRDHTLDVLEATAPYAACVKPQLAFYEALGLQGLKILEDVCAAARTLGLPVLLDGKRGDIGSTALAYAQGWLTGRHAGAALTISPFLGFETMTPFVETARAHGGAVFVLVKTSNPGQGDLQGSGVSERVAVEVARLCAQEPQGEYASVGAVVGATHPQDLTLFRALMPRALLLLPGLGAQGGVAADLAGAFGPGGVGALASASRGVQYANGLDVQASVHAAHTFRDDLNAALGVTGR